One stretch of Manis pentadactyla isolate mManPen7 chromosome 10, mManPen7.hap1, whole genome shotgun sequence DNA includes these proteins:
- the BCL7B gene encoding B-cell CLL/lymphoma 7 protein family member B isoform X4, producing MILPNAQLLNPASLMDKEKSKSNSSAAREPNGFPSDASANSSLLLEFQDENSNQSSVSDVYQLKVDSSTNSSPSPQQSESLSPAHTSDFRTDDSQPPTLGQEILEEPSLPASEVADEPPTLTKEEPVPLETQIAEEEEDSGAPPLKRFCVDQATVPQTASES from the exons aaAGAAAAGTCAAAGTCGAACAGTTCAGCAGCCCGGGAACCTAATGGCTTTCCCTCTGATGCTTCAGCCAATTCCTCTCTCCTTCTTGAATTCCAGG ATGAAAACAGCAACCAGAGCTCTGTGTCTGATGTCTATCAACTCAAGGTGGACAGCAGCACCAACTcgagccccagcccccagcagagCGAGTCCCTGAGCCCAGCACACACCTCTGACTTCCGCACAGATGACTCCCAGCCTCCTACTCTGGGCCAGGAGATCCTTGAGG agccctctctgcctgCCTCGGAAGTTGCTGATGAACCTCCCACCCTCACAAAGGAAGAACCAGTTCCACTAGAGACACAG ATTGCCGAGGAAGAGGAAGACTCAGGTGCACCACCCCTGAAACGCTTCTGTGTGGACCAAGCCACAGTGCCGCAGACAGCATCAGAGAGCTAG